A single Rhodothermales bacterium DNA region contains:
- a CDS encoding DUF937 domain-containing protein translates to MSGITDLLLSQLGGGQMDALAQSIGAPRSTTERAMEAAIPALIGGLARNATASPSGAASLASALERDHDGSALDNVGSLLGGLAGSGALGGLLGGGKKSGGLGSLLGGSKKGGLGGLLGAAAGAALSSRTTNGAGILKHIFGGRLGKVEHMVSKASGLDAGQASKLLMMLAPIVMGALGRLKKERELDAGGLAGLLGGERETLANRQPELGGFMAMLDSDGDGDVKDDVAELGAGLLKNFMAGR, encoded by the coding sequence ATGTCAGGTATTACAGACCTCTTGCTTTCACAGCTGGGCGGCGGCCAGATGGACGCCCTGGCTCAGTCCATTGGTGCTCCGCGCAGCACGACCGAACGAGCCATGGAGGCGGCGATACCCGCTCTGATCGGTGGACTGGCCCGAAACGCCACCGCTTCACCCTCCGGGGCTGCCTCCCTGGCGAGCGCACTGGAGCGCGACCACGACGGATCGGCGCTCGACAATGTGGGATCGCTGTTGGGAGGCCTTGCCGGAAGCGGCGCATTGGGCGGCTTGCTCGGTGGTGGCAAGAAGTCCGGTGGCCTCGGAAGTCTGCTCGGTGGGTCGAAGAAGGGTGGCCTGGGTGGCCTGCTGGGCGCGGCAGCAGGTGCGGCGTTGAGCTCCCGCACCACGAACGGTGCTGGCATTCTGAAGCACATTTTCGGTGGCCGCCTCGGCAAGGTGGAGCACATGGTCAGCAAGGCCTCGGGTCTGGATGCCGGCCAGGCGTCGAAGTTGCTCATGATGCTGGCTCCGATCGTAATGGGCGCCCTCGGCAGGCTCAAGAAAGAGCGCGAGCTGGACGCCGGAGGCTTGGCTGGACTACTCGGCGGCGAGCGAGAGACGCTTGCAAATCGCCAACCGGAGTTGGGGGGCTTCATGGCCATGCTCGATTCCGACGGTGACGGCGATGTCAAGGACGATGTGGCCGAACTCGGTGCCGGGCTGTTGAAGAATTTCATGGCCGGCCGTTAG
- a CDS encoding PAS domain S-box protein, whose product MENPLANLPGEHLEHVLELAGDVIYKTDAAGRITYVNQRVREMLGYKPEQLVGAHYLTLVAPEARSEIFRFYGEQSRRATGRTYREFPAVRADGAEIWVGQHVQVVLEGGQPVGFIGIARDKTEIQHAKGKLAERDARLTLLSRLSAQEGDALERIRDGLRQACTALGLSMGLLSRITGDSYEVRRYWPQDCGLYEGQIFELGDTYCQTTWQDRVVTAIEDAGETHASHPCFEAFGLRTYLGAPVFVGGRLVGTVSLSDPEARSTGFTTADTDFVSLFAQWVGSVLEQSVALDRIRAAEGRMEAIVSTSADGILTCNADGAIVSANPAARRMLQVEHEPVGQDVRLFIPAFLKTEVGGTEAVPAQALRPDGTSFEVELNVSRTEHAGRALLAGIFRDVTERNRHAGQLRRREAALRAFFDGTPFLMGIISLRNGNLVHLSANSAAIEFFGLLKPKSGTAELGGSGEIPQSARWERACGQCLAQRTPVRFETRVRERWLNVTINLIDDAQQGVPRFSYVVEDVTTQHEQADELARRKAEFEAIYRSIPYAAVFADTGRGIVAVNPAFQSIFGYKGDKVIGSEASFLLANPEQPFEPGQSEVRFRRKDGSEFDAEAIRVDVRAADGSTLGSLALIRDVTERNENRERIRMQANILGQVQDAVVVLDHEMRITYWNQGAQALTGYEAEAAEGRLIMRLTPFRWLTADQEQEAINSLLDRGNWKGRLRLRSRSSGVVFVDAVVSLMQDREGEASGMLVVARDVTETVHLERRLRLQARADTLTSLPNRMVLDERIREALVRRDTERQVFALVFIDVDRFKLVNDSLGHAVGDALLQQVAARIRSSLRVGDVVARIGGDEFAVLLNNVENEHQAREAADRLSESLCEPFRVSGKNLPASASMGMVMADFRYKSPDELLRDADTAMYVAKRRARGTCVVFSEAMHEDVSRRFKLESDLAFSIERDQLELYYQPLVNLTNGELTGFEALVRWNHPELGRLSPDEFLPIATERGMLADIDTWVLREAAAQHSAWLMANPRRKGLVMHVNSSSDTVMMPEYGEAVKAAVKDFELPAGALEIEITEHILMENVPEAAKRLKALKRSGVKLAVDDFGTGYSSLNLLHALPVDTVKTDRSLLDPTILEDRGNHILRTIATLTDALGLELVAEGLESELQLRRLQDLGFKVGQGYLFSKPRSAAHSEILLRTPGWVGYWEGAGTEAGDRAAAQPNRQTGGPRRRDSV is encoded by the coding sequence ATGGAAAACCCGCTGGCCAATTTGCCTGGCGAACACCTCGAGCACGTGCTGGAGCTTGCCGGCGACGTCATCTACAAGACGGACGCCGCAGGCCGAATTACGTACGTGAACCAGCGGGTTCGGGAAATGCTCGGGTACAAACCCGAGCAACTGGTGGGCGCCCACTACCTGACGCTCGTGGCCCCGGAAGCCCGTTCTGAGATCTTCAGATTCTACGGTGAGCAGTCCCGTCGGGCCACGGGCCGCACGTATCGGGAGTTTCCAGCGGTGCGAGCGGACGGTGCAGAAATCTGGGTCGGACAGCACGTCCAGGTAGTCCTTGAGGGGGGGCAGCCGGTCGGTTTCATCGGTATCGCCCGGGACAAGACGGAGATCCAACACGCCAAAGGCAAGCTTGCTGAACGCGATGCGAGGCTGACGCTCCTGTCGCGTCTGTCTGCGCAGGAAGGCGATGCGCTCGAGCGCATTCGGGACGGACTGCGACAGGCTTGTACGGCATTAGGCCTTTCGATGGGCCTTCTCAGCCGCATAACGGGTGACAGCTACGAAGTCCGGCGGTACTGGCCGCAGGATTGTGGTTTGTACGAAGGACAAATCTTTGAGCTGGGCGACACCTATTGTCAGACCACCTGGCAGGATCGGGTGGTCACCGCCATCGAGGACGCCGGAGAAACGCACGCGTCCCACCCTTGCTTTGAGGCATTCGGTCTGCGCACCTATCTCGGCGCGCCCGTATTTGTCGGAGGCAGGCTGGTCGGCACCGTGAGCCTTTCCGACCCTGAGGCCCGAAGCACCGGATTCACGACGGCCGACACCGATTTTGTCTCGCTATTCGCTCAATGGGTCGGCTCCGTGCTTGAGCAGTCCGTCGCCCTGGACCGGATTCGAGCCGCGGAGGGCCGCATGGAGGCGATTGTCTCCACGTCGGCAGACGGGATTCTGACGTGCAATGCGGACGGCGCCATTGTATCCGCCAACCCTGCCGCGCGCCGCATGCTCCAGGTGGAGCATGAGCCTGTGGGTCAGGACGTGCGGCTGTTCATCCCCGCATTTCTAAAGACCGAAGTGGGAGGGACTGAGGCCGTGCCGGCCCAGGCACTGCGTCCCGACGGTACCTCCTTTGAGGTCGAGTTGAATGTCTCCCGCACGGAGCACGCCGGACGGGCGCTGCTTGCCGGCATTTTTCGTGACGTGACCGAGCGCAATCGGCATGCAGGACAGCTGCGCCGGCGAGAGGCAGCCCTGCGCGCGTTTTTTGACGGCACGCCCTTCCTGATGGGCATCATCTCGTTGCGCAATGGCAACCTGGTGCATCTTTCAGCCAACTCGGCGGCTATCGAGTTCTTTGGCCTGCTGAAGCCCAAATCGGGCACGGCTGAGCTTGGCGGAAGCGGAGAGATCCCACAGAGCGCACGTTGGGAGCGGGCATGCGGCCAGTGTCTCGCCCAGCGCACACCGGTGCGCTTCGAGACACGCGTTCGGGAGCGGTGGCTCAACGTCACGATCAACCTGATTGACGACGCCCAGCAGGGTGTGCCCAGGTTCTCGTACGTGGTCGAGGACGTTACCACGCAACATGAGCAGGCTGACGAGCTGGCCCGTCGCAAGGCTGAGTTCGAGGCCATTTACCGCTCCATTCCGTACGCGGCCGTATTCGCAGATACGGGAAGGGGCATTGTGGCCGTGAACCCTGCCTTCCAGTCCATCTTTGGCTACAAGGGGGACAAGGTCATCGGCAGCGAGGCCTCGTTTCTGCTGGCAAATCCCGAGCAGCCGTTTGAGCCGGGCCAATCCGAAGTGCGCTTTCGTCGCAAGGACGGCTCCGAGTTTGACGCCGAGGCCATCCGTGTGGATGTGCGAGCAGCGGACGGCAGTACGCTGGGCTCGCTGGCCTTGATACGCGACGTCACCGAGAGAAACGAAAACAGGGAACGCATCCGCATGCAGGCGAACATCCTGGGGCAGGTGCAGGATGCCGTGGTCGTGCTTGACCACGAGATGCGTATCACCTACTGGAACCAGGGCGCCCAGGCACTGACCGGATATGAGGCCGAAGCTGCCGAGGGCCGCCTGATCATGCGTCTGACACCGTTCCGCTGGCTGACCGCCGACCAGGAGCAGGAGGCGATCAACAGTCTCCTGGATCGGGGCAACTGGAAGGGAAGACTCCGCCTGCGATCACGCAGCAGCGGCGTCGTGTTCGTCGATGCGGTGGTCAGTCTGATGCAGGATCGCGAAGGGGAGGCATCCGGCATGCTGGTGGTGGCACGAGATGTCACCGAAACCGTGCATCTGGAGCGACGCCTCCGTCTTCAGGCCCGAGCGGACACGCTCACCAGTCTACCGAACCGCATGGTGCTGGACGAGCGCATCCGGGAAGCCCTGGTGCGACGGGATACGGAGCGCCAGGTGTTTGCCCTTGTCTTTATCGATGTGGATCGATTCAAGCTGGTAAACGACTCCCTGGGCCATGCCGTGGGCGATGCGCTCCTGCAGCAGGTGGCCGCGCGCATTCGCTCCAGTCTCCGGGTCGGCGATGTTGTTGCTCGAATTGGCGGAGACGAATTCGCCGTGCTGCTGAACAATGTCGAGAACGAGCACCAGGCGCGAGAGGCGGCGGACCGCCTGTCCGAATCGCTCTGTGAGCCCTTCCGTGTGTCAGGCAAGAATCTGCCCGCGTCTGCAAGCATGGGCATGGTGATGGCGGACTTCCGCTACAAGAGTCCTGACGAGCTGCTGCGCGATGCGGACACGGCCATGTATGTGGCGAAAAGGCGGGCGCGAGGCACGTGCGTGGTGTTCTCGGAGGCCATGCACGAGGACGTCTCGCGCCGCTTCAAGCTGGAGTCTGACCTGGCGTTCTCCATCGAGCGCGATCAGCTGGAGTTGTACTACCAGCCGTTGGTGAACCTGACAAACGGCGAACTGACCGGATTCGAAGCGCTGGTACGCTGGAATCACCCGGAATTGGGCCGATTGTCGCCGGACGAATTCCTTCCGATCGCGACCGAGCGCGGCATGCTGGCAGACATCGACACGTGGGTCTTGCGCGAGGCCGCGGCCCAGCACTCAGCCTGGCTCATGGCGAATCCGCGCCGAAAGGGTCTCGTGATGCACGTCAATTCGTCCAGCGACACCGTGATGATGCCCGAATACGGCGAAGCCGTAAAGGCCGCCGTGAAGGACTTCGAGCTGCCAGCCGGCGCTCTGGAAATTGAAATCACCGAGCACATCCTCATGGAGAATGTGCCGGAGGCGGCCAAGCGACTGAAGGCGCTCAAGCGAAGCGGTGTGAAGCTGGCCGTCGACGATTTCGGCACCGGGTACTCTTCCCTGAACCTGTTGCACGCGCTTCCGGTCGATACCGTCAAGACCGACCGCTCCCTCCTGGATCCGACGATCCTCGAGGACCGTGGCAATCACATCCTGCGCACCATCGCGACCCTGACCGACGCACTCGGTCTGGAGTTGGTAGCAGAGGGACTCGAGTCTGAGCTGCAGCTCAGACGCCTGCAGGACCTCGGATTCAAGGTGGGGCAAGGCTACCTGTTCAGCAAGCCCCGTTCCGCAGCACACTCGGAGATTCTCCTGCGCACTCCCGGCTGGGTCGGTTACTGGGAGGGTGCCGGTACGGAGGCTGGAGACCGTGCGGCCGCGCAGCCCAATCGCCAAACCGGCGGCCCGCGACGTCGGGACTCGGTCTAG
- a CDS encoding DUF853 family protein: protein MAEETAKAYEKLGAFYLGREIDGPDGDPQDAPVLYDSKDLTTHGVIVGMTGSGKTGLAVGILEEAAIDGIPAISIDVKGDLTNLLLTFPEMRPEDFRPWIDEGAAARKGQSADEFARRTADLWSSGIAGWGQGPDRVRRLKDAVDFRLYTPGASKGVPMSLLGSLGRPEGGDADPDAQRTQILGTVSSLLTLLGMDADPIRSTEHIFLSNILSWAWQDGRELTLPDLIRSVQQPPFESIGVIDLESFFPSRERMALAMSLNNLLASPSFSAWREGAPLSVPDLLYGPEGKPRHSVLYLAHLSDAERMFFVTRLLNDVVAWMRTQSGTGSLRAMVYMDEVFGYMPPTANPPSKQPLLTLMKQARAFGVGVVLATQNPVDLDYKALSNAGTWMLGRLQTERDKLRVLDGLEGAAGGAAFVRREVDAILSGLGKRRFMLHNVHEDGPVLFHTRWVLSYLAGPLTLDSACQLARETMPESEAADQGPAESASAMPAAADDAAEAPAQTRPVLPDGVEELFLEGDLGIDADRFTPRLLLKARLHFVRASWKVDEWMDVQLLADPESSAPWEEAVEGTYRTGEAPTHDALYDPVPVAALRTRSWKSWRSGAKDALYRTRTIPLFRSKALKESSRPGETEAEFRMRLRHKARELRDVQIEKLRRSYDAKIGRVEKRIASAEERVAREESQYEEQRMASILDVGTTVLGTFLGRKRMSRSTISGASRAARRFGRASKEKQDIAFAKEKLQVLMQDLAELEMQLETELDELRDAFEVDLLDLEVLDLNPRKSDIQIGQLALAWVPV from the coding sequence ATGGCGGAGGAGACCGCGAAGGCATACGAGAAGCTGGGGGCCTTTTACCTGGGTCGAGAGATAGACGGCCCCGACGGCGATCCCCAGGACGCGCCGGTTCTGTACGATTCAAAGGACCTGACCACGCACGGGGTCATCGTCGGCATGACCGGCTCCGGAAAGACCGGACTCGCTGTCGGCATCCTCGAAGAAGCGGCCATTGACGGCATTCCCGCTATTTCGATTGACGTCAAGGGAGACCTCACCAATCTGCTCCTGACCTTTCCGGAAATGCGGCCGGAAGACTTTCGGCCATGGATCGATGAGGGGGCTGCGGCCCGGAAGGGGCAGTCTGCGGACGAGTTTGCAAGAAGGACGGCGGACCTGTGGAGCAGCGGCATTGCAGGCTGGGGCCAGGGGCCTGACCGCGTTCGTCGCCTTAAAGACGCGGTTGACTTCCGCCTGTACACCCCCGGCGCCAGCAAGGGAGTGCCCATGTCGCTACTGGGATCACTGGGGCGGCCCGAGGGCGGGGATGCGGATCCGGATGCCCAGCGCACACAGATTCTGGGAACGGTGTCCAGCCTCCTGACTCTGCTGGGAATGGATGCAGACCCCATCCGCTCCACCGAGCACATCTTCCTGTCCAACATTCTGTCGTGGGCGTGGCAGGACGGACGGGAATTGACGCTTCCTGACCTGATTCGATCGGTTCAGCAACCGCCGTTCGAATCCATCGGCGTCATTGATCTGGAGTCGTTCTTTCCTTCTCGGGAGCGCATGGCTCTTGCCATGTCACTCAACAACCTTCTTGCGTCCCCCAGCTTCAGCGCCTGGCGTGAGGGCGCGCCCCTGTCCGTTCCGGACCTGCTCTATGGGCCTGAGGGCAAGCCGCGCCATTCTGTGCTGTACCTCGCGCACCTGTCGGATGCGGAGCGCATGTTCTTCGTCACCAGGCTGCTGAACGATGTGGTGGCATGGATGCGCACGCAGTCGGGCACCGGCAGTCTTCGGGCCATGGTGTACATGGACGAGGTGTTCGGCTACATGCCACCGACCGCAAACCCGCCATCGAAGCAGCCCCTGCTCACCCTGATGAAGCAGGCCCGGGCGTTTGGGGTCGGCGTTGTGCTTGCGACCCAGAATCCCGTCGATCTGGACTACAAGGCGCTCTCCAACGCCGGAACGTGGATGCTGGGAAGGCTCCAGACGGAGCGGGACAAGCTGCGCGTCCTGGATGGCCTGGAGGGTGCCGCAGGTGGTGCCGCGTTTGTTCGGCGGGAGGTCGACGCCATTCTATCCGGGCTCGGAAAGCGACGTTTCATGCTCCACAATGTGCATGAGGACGGTCCGGTGCTGTTCCATACGCGCTGGGTGCTGTCTTACCTCGCGGGACCGCTTACGCTGGACAGTGCGTGTCAGCTGGCCCGTGAGACGATGCCCGAATCCGAGGCAGCGGACCAGGGCCCGGCAGAGAGCGCATCGGCCATGCCTGCAGCTGCTGACGATGCCGCCGAGGCTCCCGCGCAGACGCGGCCGGTGCTGCCTGACGGCGTCGAGGAGCTGTTTCTCGAGGGGGATCTGGGAATCGACGCAGACCGCTTTACACCACGGTTGCTCCTGAAGGCACGGTTGCACTTTGTGCGGGCCAGTTGGAAGGTAGACGAGTGGATGGATGTGCAGCTCCTGGCAGACCCGGAGTCCTCGGCGCCCTGGGAGGAGGCCGTGGAGGGTACCTACCGGACCGGGGAAGCGCCCACGCACGATGCGCTCTATGATCCCGTGCCGGTCGCTGCCCTGCGGACCCGTTCGTGGAAATCGTGGCGGTCAGGGGCAAAGGACGCGCTCTATCGCACGCGGACCATTCCGCTGTTTCGCAGCAAGGCCCTCAAGGAGAGCTCTCGCCCGGGAGAGACGGAAGCCGAGTTTCGAATGCGGCTGCGCCACAAGGCCCGTGAACTGAGGGACGTGCAGATCGAGAAGCTGCGTCGCTCTTACGATGCCAAGATCGGGCGGGTCGAGAAGCGCATTGCTTCGGCAGAAGAGCGCGTGGCGCGAGAGGAGTCGCAGTATGAAGAGCAGCGAATGGCTTCCATCCTGGACGTTGGCACGACCGTGCTCGGCACGTTTCTTGGGCGCAAGCGCATGTCTCGCAGCACGATCAGCGGGGCTTCCCGTGCGGCCCGGCGATTCGGAAGAGCCTCCAAGGAGAAGCAGGACATTGCGTTCGCCAAGGAGAAGCTGCAGGTGCTGATGCAGGATCTTGCAGAGCTGGAGATGCAGCTGGAAACGGAACTCGACGAACTTCGTGATGCTTTCGAGGTCGATTTGCTGGACCTGGAAGTACTTGACCTGAACCCCCGCAAATCCGACATCCAGATCGGGCAACTGGCCTTGGCCTGGGTGCCCGTCTGA
- the lysM gene encoding peptidoglycan-binding protein LysM: MGLISFLKNVGADIFRGGDRAEEIKELLQKSLGSKLISIEVAEDDGVVTLSGEADSQASKEKAALIAGNVKGIERVDDTALTFPAPVQVKYYTIEKGDSLSRIAKAHYGDAMKYKVLFEENREVIKDPDLIYPGQVIRIPNLDD; the protein is encoded by the coding sequence ATGGGTCTCATCAGTTTTCTGAAAAACGTCGGCGCCGACATCTTCCGCGGCGGTGATCGCGCTGAAGAAATCAAGGAGTTGCTCCAGAAGTCGCTGGGCAGCAAACTCATCAGCATCGAAGTCGCCGAAGACGACGGCGTCGTGACTCTTTCCGGCGAAGCCGACTCGCAGGCCTCGAAAGAGAAAGCTGCCCTGATCGCCGGTAACGTGAAAGGGATCGAGCGCGTGGACGACACCGCCCTGACGTTCCCCGCGCCGGTGCAGGTCAAGTACTACACGATTGAGAAGGGTGACTCCCTTTCCCGAATCGCCAAGGCGCACTATGGCGATGCCATGAAGTACAAGGTGCTCTTCGAGGAGAACCGCGAAGTCATCAAGGACCCGGATCTGATCTACCCGGGTCAGGTGATTCGCATCCCCAATCTGGACGACTAG
- a CDS encoding MBL fold metallo-hydrolase, with protein sequence MRLRFCGAARTVTGSKHLLELDSGHKILMDCGLFQGRRADSDRMNRSFLFDPKEIDVVLLSHAHIDHAGLLPKLWKEGFRGRIYATHATYSLSTLLLLDSAHIQEKDVRFINKLNRRRGHAPVAPLYERRHAEGVLEHFVGVGYRQPFEPVPGVSVEYRDAGHILGSATMVLTITEGGKTKRLGFTGDVGNPGRPILRDPQAMQDCDWLICESTYGGQTHEPGDRAKKALQEVIERTAARGGRVIIPAFAVGRTQEIVYALDQLWNEGHLRHVPVFVDSPLAVNATSVFLAHPECFDAELHEYMLTDDNPWGFDRLTYVRDVEKSKALNGNRVPMVILSASGMCEAGRILHHLRNNIGDDRNTVMMVGYCADHTLGKRIIEKRPEVRIFGEMHRLRAEVSVMNSFSAHADEPGILDFVGKLDQDRLQNIFLVHGAPKRQDAMAEAFRGAGYGNVQIPEFGETVRL encoded by the coding sequence ATGCGACTTCGATTCTGCGGCGCGGCGCGCACTGTCACGGGATCCAAGCACCTGCTTGAGCTCGACTCCGGGCACAAGATCCTGATGGACTGCGGCCTCTTCCAGGGCCGCCGGGCGGACTCGGACCGCATGAACCGAAGCTTTCTGTTCGATCCGAAGGAGATTGATGTGGTGCTGCTCTCGCACGCTCACATCGATCACGCGGGCCTGCTGCCCAAACTCTGGAAAGAGGGATTCCGCGGGCGCATCTACGCCACGCACGCCACGTACAGCCTCTCCACACTGCTGCTGCTGGACAGTGCTCACATTCAGGAGAAGGATGTCCGGTTCATCAACAAACTGAACCGGCGGCGTGGACATGCTCCCGTGGCCCCTCTCTACGAGCGCCGACATGCCGAAGGCGTCCTGGAGCACTTCGTCGGAGTCGGCTATCGCCAACCGTTCGAGCCGGTACCGGGCGTATCGGTCGAGTATCGCGACGCCGGTCACATTCTGGGGTCGGCAACCATGGTGCTCACGATTACCGAGGGCGGCAAAACAAAGCGCCTGGGGTTTACCGGAGACGTCGGCAACCCGGGACGACCCATTCTTCGGGACCCCCAGGCCATGCAGGATTGCGATTGGCTCATCTGCGAGTCCACGTATGGCGGTCAGACCCATGAGCCGGGAGACCGAGCCAAGAAGGCGCTACAGGAAGTCATTGAACGCACAGCTGCGCGCGGCGGCAGAGTCATCATTCCGGCCTTTGCAGTTGGGCGCACACAGGAGATTGTCTATGCCCTGGATCAGCTGTGGAACGAAGGCCACCTCAGGCATGTGCCGGTTTTCGTGGACAGTCCGCTGGCCGTGAATGCCACGAGCGTATTTCTGGCGCACCCCGAGTGCTTTGATGCCGAGTTGCACGAGTACATGCTCACGGATGATAACCCGTGGGGCTTCGACCGATTGACCTACGTGCGCGACGTCGAAAAATCGAAGGCCCTGAACGGTAACCGCGTGCCGATGGTGATCCTGTCCGCCTCGGGCATGTGTGAGGCAGGCCGCATCCTGCACCACCTGCGCAACAACATCGGTGACGACCGCAACACGGTGATGATGGTGGGCTATTGTGCCGACCACACACTCGGCAAGCGCATAATCGAGAAGCGACCCGAGGTACGCATTTTCGGTGAGATGCACCGGTTGCGCGCCGAGGTGTCGGTGATGAACAGCTTCTCGGCGCACGCGGATGAGCCCGGCATCCTGGACTTCGTAGGCAAGCTGGACCAGGACCGCCTGCAGAACATCTTTCTCGTGCACGGTGCGCCGAAGCGACAGGACGCGATGGCCGAGGCGTTCCGCGGGGCCGGCTACGGTAACGTGCAGATTCCGGAATTCGGAGAGACGGTGCGACTCTAG